The genomic interval CCACCATCGGAAGCAACTGAATCGAGACGGTGGTCAGCAGGAAGCCGACCGCGGTCTGGAGCGTGAGCGCGGTACCGACGTACGACTCCTCGGCCAACTCCGAGACCGCGGCCGAGAACTGCGCGGAGTCGGCGACGATGGCGAATCCCCAGATCAGTACGAAGGGGACGAGCAGGGCGAGCGACGACCCGAAGACGACGCCCGCGGCGAGGCACGCGACCCCGCTGACGCCCATGCTGAGTCCCGTTATCGTGGTCCGGCCGAGTCGGTCGGCCGCCGACCCCGCGACCGCCGCTCCGAGTCCGCCGACCGCGATGGTTCCGAATGCGAGCAGGGACGCCAGTTCGCCGCCGACGCCGCCGTTTCCGCTCTCGGCGAGGCTCGCCGCGAGGTACGCCGGAATCCACGTCCAGACCGCGTACAGCTCCCACATGTGGCCGAAGTAGCCGCCGTTTGCCAGCATCGTGGCGCGGTCTCGGACGATGCGGCCGATGGCTCCGGGGTCGAAGGGAGCGGTCGGTGCCTGATGCGGGCCGGGTTCGACCAGCAACGCCAGCAGGCCGCCGACGGCGGCGAGTCCTCCTGCGCCGTACAGCACGACACGCGGCTGGCCGACCCCGCCGACCGCCCGGAGCAGGTGGGGGAGCGCCGACCCGACGGTGAGCGCCCCGACCAGCACGCCGATGGCGAACCCGCGGCCCTCCTCGAACCACCCCGCCAGTATCTTCATCCCGGTCGGGTACACGCCCGCCAGCGCCATCCCCGTCAGAAATCGGAGCGCGATGGCCGGGGTCGCGGCGTTCACGACACCGGCGATGAGAACGGTGAAGCCCGCGCCAGCGAGGGCCGACCCGGCGAACAGGTAGCGGGGCCGGACCACGTCGGCGATGGTGAGCGCCGACGAGAGGAACGCGCCCGCGACGAACCCCAACTGGACCGCGATGGTGAGCCACGCCGTCTCGGACGCGGTCAGCCCCCACTCGGCCGACAGCTCGGGTGCCGCCGCGGTGGCGCTGAACCACAGCGACATCGCCAGCAGTTCGGCCAGCGCGACCACGAAGAGGACGCGTCGCCGCCGCGAAACCGAGGCTCGGTTGCTCATCGATTCGTCTGCCCGAGTCGTTCGCAGAGGCCCGTGATAAATACCTGTGAAGGAGTAGGACGGACGCCCGCCCGGACGACCCGCCGATTTGGCGCGGGGCCGGGCGTCGCTCGCACCTCGAATCTCGTCCGTTCGGCGAGAATCGCGCGACTGTCCCACCGCAGTCGCGCGATTCTCGGTTTCTGTCGCCCGCAACGTCCCCGAAACACGAAACGTGATTCTTAAGGGGCGAACGAGCGACGTTTCGGGTATGAGTGAAGAACAAGAGGCCGAAGTAGCCGACGACGCAGAGAACGAGGAAGTGGACGCGGAGGCCGATGAGACCCAGGAGGAGGCCACCGACGGGCTTCAGGACGGGGACTTCGTCCGCCTGGACTACACCGCGCGCACCGTCGAGGACGGCGACGTCGTCGACACCACCGACCCCGAGGTCGCCGAGGAGGAGGGCCTCGAAGACGAGGGCCGCGACTTCGAGCCGCGCGTCATCGTGCTCGGCGCGGGTCACATCTTCGAGAGCGTCGAGGACGACATCGTCGGTCAGGAGGTCGGCCACTCCGGTAGCACGACCATCCCCGCCGAGGAAGCCTTCGGCGAGTACGACTCCGACGAGGTCAAGACCGTCAGCGCCGACAAGATTCCCGAAGACGAGCGCTACCCCGGCGCGCACGTCAACGTCGACGGCCAGCACGGCCACGTCGAGACCATCATCGGCGGCCGCGCCCGCGTCGACTTCAATCACCCGCTCGCTGGCGAGGACATCGAGTACGACTACGAGATCGTCGGCGAGGTCGACGACCGCGTCGAGCAGGCCCAGGGCCTCATCTCGATGTACATCGACGCCGACCTCGACATGTGGATCGAGACCGACGAAGTCGAGGAGGAGACGGTCGTCGAACCCGAGGAAGACGACGAGGACGCCGAGCCCGAGACCGAAGTCGAGACCGTCGAGAAGGAGACGCTGTACATCGAGAGCACGCCCCAGCTCGCGATGAACCAGCAGTGGATGTTCCAGAAACAGCAGATCGCCCAGAACGTGATGGACGAACTCGACCTCGACCGCGTCATCATCCAAGAGACCATCGAGGGCGGCGGCATGCCCGGCATGGGCGGGATGATGGGCGGCGGCATGGGCGGCGCAGACATCGAGGAGGCGCTCGAAGACGCCGACGTCGACGAAGACGAAATCCTCGACGAACTCGAAGGCGAAGAGACCGAGGAGTAAGTCGCTTCTCTCCGTTTTTTCTCCGGTCGCGAGCGACGCGGTCGAGTCGCGTCGCTCGCCGAGCGACCCGGCGAATCACGCGATGTCGCGGCTCGTGTCGATGCGGACCGACTCGGCGAGTTCGAGCTTGATGGTCTCGGGGAGCGCCCGGCCGCCCCGGAACTTCGGCACCGCGAGCCGCGTCTCGACGGTGTCGCCCGAGTACTCGGTGTGCAACTGGAACACCACGTCGGCGACGTGTTCGGTCAGGTCGCGGGTGTCGGGCACCGACCGGCCGTCGAGGCAGTGGAGGACCGCGACGCTGCCGGTGTTGTGGAGGTGGTTCTGGAGGTCGTTGAGGAAGTTGCGGTAGCGACTCTCCTCGCGGCGCTCCAGCAGGTCGACCGGGTCGATGATGAGGTTCGAGTCCTCGGGGAGCCGCCGGAAGAGCCGCTGGGAGTGGTCGAGCGGCGCGTCGCCGGGGACCCGGCGCACGTCGGGCGACCCGGTCCGGCCGGGCGCGCGATTCAGCGCCTCGGTCACGGCGGCCTCGTCGCGGTCGGTCGAGAGGTAGAGCGTCTGGCGCGCCGACGTGAACTCGTAGAGCAGTAGCTCCGCCTGACTCGCCGGGGGTGCCGACAGCGCGACGATGCTGCCCTTCGGTAGCCCGCCGTCGAGTTTCCGGTCTAACACCTCGATTCCCGTCGAGAGTCGCCGTGCCACGTAGTTGCACGCGTGTACGCGCCGGTCATAAGTATTTGGGCTGTAGGGCTGACACGAGGCGGTCGTGGGCGGCCCGGACCCGGTCGTCGGCGAGCGGGGCCGACCCCACCTCCGGGACGACTCCGAGGACCGGACAGTCCAGCAGGTCGGCGATTCCCTCGGGCGGGTTCGGTTCGGCCCCGTCGCACTCGGGACCCACCGCCCGGGAGACGACCGCGCCCGCGACCGGCGTTCCGAGTTCGCGCGCCATCGCGGCGGTCTTGGCGGCGTCGCGCAGGCAGGCGGGTTCGGCGGTGGTCGCCACGACCGCGGCGTCGGCCACACGGAGGGGCGCGACCGCGTCGGGTCCGGCCCCGGCGGGCGAGTCAAGCAGGACGGCATCGGCGGCGTCGGCGGCGCGCAGGCCCGCGAGCGCGAGGCCCTCGGTTCCCTCCGCCGGACCGCCCCGCGTGGGACCGCTCGCCGCCGGGAGGACGCGAACGCCCGACGACACCCCGGACGCCGACGGGCGTCCGGCGACCGCCCTCGCGGGCCACCCCGCCGCGACCGCGTCGAGGCCCGGTCGGCGCGAGACCCCCGCCATCGCGTGGAGGTTCGGCATCTCGCGGTCGGCGTCGGCCGCGAGGACCGACCTGCGCTGGCGGGCGAGCGCGCTCGCGACTCCGAGGGTCGTGGTCGTCTTCCCGCACCCGCCCTTGCCTCCGGCGATGGCTAACATGGCGGGCCGAATTTGGCCCGGCTTCGGGTTTGAACCTTGGGGCCCGGACTCAGTCGAACATTCCGGTCGAGAGATAGCGCTCGCCGCTGTCGGGGAACACCGTCACCACGAGCGGGCAGTCGTCGTAGCCGTCGAGACTCCCGCCGTCGGACGCCACCAGCTCGTCGATCTCGTCGGGCAGTTCGGGACAGTTCAGTTGGGGCTGAGCGAGTCGCTCGGCGACCCGGCGCGCGGCGACCGAGGCCGCGCCCGACGACTGGCCCACCAGAATCCCCTCCTCGCGGGCGAGCCGTCGGGCCTCGGCCTCGGCGTCCTCCAGCGCGACCGTCTCGACCGAATCGAGGAGGTCGGTGTCGAGCAGGTCGCTGACGAACCCCGGCCCCATGCCCTGGTAGTCGTCTTCGCCCGACTCGCCGGTCGAGAGCACTGCGTTTCGCTTGGGTTCGACCGCGACGACCTCCATCTCGGGGAACTCCTCCAGCAGGCGCTCGGCGGTGCCCGTGATGGTGCCGCCGGTGCCGACCCCCGCGACGAACGCGTCGACCTCGCGGCCCTCGACCTGCGCAATGATCTCCTCGGCGGTCGTCCGGTAGTGGGCCTCGGCGTTCGCGGGGTTCTCGAACTGGCCCATCTGGACCGCGCCGGTCTCGGCGGCGAGTTCGTCGGCGCGCTCGCGGGCGTCGGACATGTCGCCGTCGACGAGTTCGAGGTCGGCACCGTACGCTTTCAGGAGTCGGCGTCGCTCGGGCGACTTCGAGGCGGGCATCACGATGGTGAGGTCGTACCCCCGGGCGGCGGCCGCGACCGCGAGGCCGATGCCGGTGTTGCCGCTCGTGGGTTCAACGAGGCGGTCGCCCGGCGAAATCTCGCCCGCGCGCTCGGCCGCGGCGATCATCTCCCGCGCCGGGCGGTCCTTGGCCGACCCGCCGGGGTTGAACGCCTCGACCTTGGCCGCGACGGTCGAACCCTCGGGGGAGGCGACCCTGACGAGCGGCGACCCGACCGCGTCGAGGATGGACTCTCTCATTACCTCGGGATAGGGAGCCAGCCTATAAACCCGTGGCGGCCCGCACAGAACGTGCCGGAACCCGGTGAGCGACCCTCGGAGCCCGGTGAGTGGCCCCAGAACCCGGTGAGCGATTCGACGCGAGTCGGAACTCCGCGGGGAAGTTCGCCGCAGCCTGTGTGGTTAAAGCCGTCGGGCCACAACGTCCGGGCATGGAATCGACCGAACCGAGTCAGACGTGGGACGCCGCGGCGCACAGCGAGGTCGTCGGCGCGCTCGAAGCCGGAATCGCGGAAGTGACCTACCGGGTCTGGGGAGCCGACTGGTGTGGCGACTGTCGGGCGGTCCTGCCCGACTTCTTCGCCGCGCTCGAAGCCGCGGGCGTCCCGGATGAGGAGGTCGAGGTGCACGAAGTCGACGAGGACAAGGACGGCGAGAAGGTCGCCGAGTACGACGTGACCCACATCCCGACCATCGTGGTCGAGCGCGAGGGCGAGGAACTCGTCCGGTTCGAGGAGAGCGAGGACCGACCCGCCGCGCGGTACGTCGCTGACCGACTACTGGAGTCGGACGTGATGGCCTGAGAATCCGCTACTCGCTCGTCGCGTCGCCGAGGAGTTCGTCGCTCCACGTCAGTTCGCCGTCCGCGACGAGCGGGGCCGCCTCCTCGCGGAGTAGTTCCCGAACTCGGGTAGCCGGGGGCTCGACCGTCTCCAGCGGCCCGCAGGTCAGGTAGTAGGTGGGGTCGTCGTCTTCGAGGAAGAACGGCGACCCAATCGACCCCATCGGGTACTCCCGGACGGTGTACCTGACGGCCGTCACCGGGACGCGCTCGCCGGGCGGTCCCTCCGACGGGTCGCCCGCCAGCTCGAACAGTACCGGCGCTCCGTCCTCGCACTGGACGACGCTCGCGCCGGGGTCGCCGAGGGTCACGTAGTGGCGGCCGATGGAGGTGTACTCCTCGGCGATGGAGACGGCGCTTCCGATGGGGAATCCGTAGTTGAGCAAGCGAGCGAGCGTCTCGCCGACCTCCACCGCGCCCTCGTTGCCCACGTCGGCGACCGTGACGATGGACGCCCTCGCGCCAGCGTCCACCAGTCCGACCCCCTGCTCGTAGGACCGACACGCGTTCAGCAACACCGTCGTCGCTCCCACGTCGTCGAGCGCCGTCGCGTCGAGGACGCCGTCGGGGCACTCGAACCCCCGGCCGTCGATGTGGCCGACGAAGTGGAACAGGTCGGTCTCCTCTGCGAGCAGGTCCCGGAGCTGGTCGGTCGAGACGCCGAACCGACAGTCGGTGTCGAACCGGACGACTTCCCGGTCGCCGTAGAGTCCCGCGACCGAGTCCCACTCCTCGCGCATCGCCTCGTCGTTGCAGACCACGGTCACGGTGATGGTGCCGTCGGCCGACGCCTCCCCGGCGCGGTCGACCGCGCCGGGGAGGAGCTTCGACCCGTGGACCGGGGCCCCGTCGCCGACCCACGCCCGTTCGAGCGCGTCGGTCTCGGGCAGGGGGACGTACTCGCCCCTCCCGGGGATGCCCCGGGGGTCGTCGTCTGGCCCGCCGGTCCGCTTGAACGACGCGACGGACTCGCTCTGGCCGGACTGGTCGCCCGACTCCGGACGGTCGCCCGTCTCGGCGCGGTCGTCCCCGCCGGAGTCGTCCCCGCCGGAGCGGTCGGTTGCCACCGACCGCTCCGGCGACCGGACCCGGACCAGCGAGAGGTCCTCGACCACGGACGGGAGCGACTCGACGCCCGTGGCCGACGGGCGGGTGTAGACCACGCGGTCCCACGTCGGGACCGCGTCGGCGACCGCCGAGAACGGTATCGAGAGGTAGGTCTCCAGCTGTTCGGCCAGCGGCGCGTCGTACAGCGACGCGAAGTCGAGGTCGACCGCGGGGTTCGATTCGAGGACCCGCCGCTCGTGGAGGGGCGACCGGAAGTACCCCTCGGTCCGGACGGCGGCGTCGAACAGCAGGAGCCGCTTCATGACCCGCGCGACCTCGTCCTCGAACCCTCCCGGGCCGTCCAGCGCGTACGAGAACCCGGTGTCGGTGGTCAGCACCGGCGCATCGCCGGGGACCACCGCCGCGCCGAGGTAGTACGCGAGCGGCGCTATCGGGAACGCGAACTCGTACTCGGGCGGAACCCGGAGGGTGACGCCCGAGTCGGGCGGTTCGAGCCCCTCGGGAATCGAGAGTTCGTCACCCCGGCGCAGTCGGGGCGGGTGCCCGCGGAGGGTCGGCCACGACCGCTCGCAGGTCGTCGTCTTGAGCGCCGACCCGAACGTCGAGACGCCCCGGAGGACCGCGGCGGGGTCGTCGGGGACCACGACCGTCTCGGCCGGAGAGGTGTGGAACGACCGCGCGCCGACGCCGACCCGGGTCGGGTCGCCGAACTCCAGACGGGTCCCGTCGTCGTCGGCGTCGATTCGCAACGGCGAATCGACCCGGAGGTAGAGCTTGATGGGCGTGCTCAGCAGTTCGAGCAGGTACTCGCCCGCTTCGAGGTCGCGGACGCACGGGGGCTCGGCGTTGGCCAGCTGTGCGCCGGTCGCGGCGTCGCGGACGACCGTCACGATTGCGTAGGGGAGTTCGATGCGCTCGGTCGAGATCGCGCACGCCGACGAGACCGGAAACGCGAACTCGCCGGTGTCGGCCGGGGTCGGCGAGACCTCCTCGGGCGTGTACACCGCGAACTGGCGGTTCTCGATGCGGTCTTCTATCTCCAGCCCGTTCCCGTCGTCGAGCGTGTCGAATCGTGGTTCCATCTGTCGGCGCGTGGCGTCGGTCTCACATCGGCATCCAGTCGGTCGTCAGCTCCCGGCTCGGAACGTGCCAGCGCTCCTCGGCGTCGTGGTCGCACGTCGCGGGGTCGACCGCGCGTATCTCGACGACCGCGTCGAACTCGGGGGCCAGCGACTCGACGCGCTCGCTGTCGTACGGTCTCGGCAGGACGTAGTGGCCCATCCCGGCGTAGTCGGCGACGTAGCCGGTCACCACCCGGAGGCAGCGACGGACGACGCCGTCGTCGTAGTGGCCGAACAGCGATTCGAGCGAGTCGACGCCGACCCGGAGTTCCCCGGGCCGCAGGCCGCCCGCGAGCTGATTGAACGCCGCCATCCCCTCGGTGAGCTGGGCCTGCAGTCCCGCGAGCTGGGGGTCGACGACGTGGGTCTCCGCGATGCCGGGCAGGTCGGCTGGCGAGCTACCAGCGTCGTCGGTCACCGACCGGGGCGGCGAGGCGTGGTTGACGATTCGGGTCGTCTCCCCCAGCGGCTCCGGGGCTTCGTCGGGGTCCGGGAGGCGTTCGGCGACGCTCCGCGGGCTCGCGTCGGTGACCGCGAGGAGCCGGTACCGACGCTCCTCGGGGTCGCCGAGCAGGCCCGCGCTGGCGCATGTGAACAGGTGTCTCGGGGCGTCGCCGACCACGAGCAGGTTGCATCCCTCGGCCTTCAGCTCCCGGAGAACCTCGCGGAAGTCGTCGGTCTCGGTCGGCGATTCACCGACCGGGTCGGCGTCGCTCCCGACCCCGTCCCCCGGAGAGTGAGAACTCGGTGAACTCATCCGATTGTACGTGGGATGTATCGGTAATAAACCTTCGTGGTCGAACAGCGGTCGGCGCGATTCGGCCGAGCGGGGCTCGGCCGAATCCTACCGGCCGTTACCCCTGCTCGGCGGCCCAGTCGAGCGCCGCCGCGAGGTCGGTCTCGGGCGGCGAACACGCGAACCCCCTGCAGACGTACGCCGTCGGCGAATCGTCGCGCCGGTCGCGGTCGGCCCAGACGGGCGGGACCTCGTCGAGGCCCACCTCGTCGAGCCGCGCCGAGAGGTCGCCCGGCGGCCGGACCGACAACAGGCGGGTCGGCAGGTACCGGCCCGCGAGTTCCTCGCGCCACGAGTCGGGGAGCGACTCGGCGACGACCGTCACTTCGAGCGACCCGCGGGCGTACCGGTCGGCCGCCAGCGCGAGCGAGGCGTGCTGGAGCGGGTTCGAGCGGATCGCCTGCCCGCGGGTTTCGAGGACGCGCTCGGCGATGTCCGTGAATCGGTCGTGGGGGACAAATTCCGAGAGCGCGAGCAGGGTGTCGACCGCCACGCCGAGGCTGGAGGGCGTCGACTGGTCGTGGGGTTCCTGCGGGCGCGCGACGAGGTCCTCGCCGCGCTCGGGCGTGAAGTAGACGGTCCCGGCCTCGGCGTCCCAGAACTCCGACTCGACCGCGCGCGCGAGGTCGAGCGCGAACGTGAGGTGCTCGACGTCGCCCGTCGCCTCGTAGCAGTTCAGCGCGCCCCGCGCGAGGAAGGCGTAGTCTTCGAGGTAGCCCTCGATGGCGGTGTCCCCGTCCTTGAACCGCCGGAGGAGTCGCCCCTCGTCGGCGTCCCACAGCTTCTCCCGGACGAATTCGAGCGCGCCGCCCGCGAGGTCGGCCCACCGGTCGCCGTCGTCGAGCACCAGCGCGCCCTCCGCGAGCGCCGAGACCAGCAGGCCGTTCCACCCCGCCAGCACCTTCTCGTCGCGGCGAGGCCTGACCCGCTCCTCGCGCGCCTCGAAGACGCGCTGGCGGGCGTCTTCGAGGCGCTCGCGGACCGCGGTCTGGTCCATCCCGTACTCGTCGGCGAGGTCGGGAACCGACTCGCTGGCCGTGAGGACGGTCTTGCCCTCGAAGTTGCCCGACTCGGTCACGCCGAACCGGTCGCAGAACAGGTCGGCGGCGGTGTCGTCGGCGACGGCCTCGCCGACCTCCTCGGGCGTCCAGACGTAGAACTTCCCCTCCTCGCCGTCGCTCTGGGCGTCGAGGGTGCTGTAGAATCCGCCCTCCGGATGGGTCAGCTCGCGCTCGACGAACGCGAAGGTCCGGCGGGCGACCTCGGCGTATCGCTCCTCGCCCGTGACCTGATATCCCGCGAGCATCGCGCGGGGAATCTCTGCGTTGTCGTACAGCATCTTCTCGAAGTGGGGGACGACCCACTCGCGGTCGACGGTGTAGCGGTGGAAGCCCCCGCCCAACTGGTCGAACAGGCCGCCGTCGGCCATCGCCGAGAGGGCCTCGGTCGCGACCTCGCGGTACTCGTCGGCGCGCTCGCTCGCGTCTGCTCGCTCGCCCGCCTCCTGCTCTCCGTTCTCTCCTTCTTCGTTCGCCTCCGTCTCGCCCTCCTTCGCCCTCTCCTGCGGGCCGCCGACCGCGTCGGCGGCCCGCAGGAGGAGGTGGATTCGGCCCGCCTGCGGGAACTTCTGGCCGGTGCCGAACCCGCCGTGGTCGCGGTCGGCGCTCCGGACCGCGGCGTCGGCCGCCGATTCGAGCAGGTCCTCGCCGGGCGGGTCGCCGGGTTCGGGCACGGATTCGAGTTCGCCCTCGATGGCGGCGGTCCACTGGTCGGCCCGGTTGTGCATCTCCGCGCGGTCGGTCTCGTCACCCCACGACTCGGCGATGTTTTCGAGCAGGTCGAGGAAGCCGGGTTGGCCCCGCTTGGGTTCCTTCGGGAAGTAGGTCCCGACGTAGAAGGGTTTGCCCTCGGGCGTGAGCCACGCCGAGAGGGGCCACCCGCCCCGCCGGGTCACGGCCTGACAGATGGTCTGGTAGATGGAGTCGAGATCGGGGCGCTCCTCGCGGTCGACCTTTATCGGGACGAAGTTCTCGTTGAGGACTCGTGCGACCGCCTCGTCCTCGAAGCTCTCGTCCTCCATGACGTGACACCAGTGGCACGCCGAGTAGCCCACCGAGAGGAAGATGGGGACCTCGCGCTCGGCGGCCGCGTCGAGCGCGGCCTCGTCCCACGGTTGCCAGTTCACCGGGTTGTCGGCGTGCTGGCGGAGGTACGGGCTCTCCTCCTCGTCGAGCCGGTTGCGGTCGGTGGGGTCTCCGTGGGGGTCGCTGGGACCTCGGTCGGGGTCGCTCATGGGTGGACCGAGGGGTTCGAGACGTGTAAAGTCGGGGCTTCGCCGACCGCGGTCGGCGAAGCCCCGTCGGCTCACTCGGCGTCGGTCACCGAGTCGGCTTCGGCCACGTCCCGCATCCGCTCGCTGTAGTCCCAGCTGTACGCGCGCTGGGGGTGAACGCGAATCCGGACCTCCTCGCGCTCGGGCGAGAGCAACCACCTCGCGAGCTCCGAGTCGGTGTCGCCGAGGTATCGCTCGATGAGCGAGCGAAGCACCTCCTTGCCCTCGTCCTCGGAGAGGC from Halorussus salilacus carries:
- a CDS encoding MFS transporter, which gives rise to MSNRASVSRRRRVLFVVALAELLAMSLWFSATAAAPELSAEWGLTASETAWLTIAVQLGFVAGAFLSSALTIADVVRPRYLFAGSALAGAGFTVLIAGVVNAATPAIALRFLTGMALAGVYPTGMKILAGWFEEGRGFAIGVLVGALTVGSALPHLLRAVGGVGQPRVVLYGAGGLAAVGGLLALLVEPGPHQAPTAPFDPGAIGRIVRDRATMLANGGYFGHMWELYAVWTWIPAYLAASLAESGNGGVGGELASLLAFGTIAVGGLGAAVAGSAADRLGRTTITGLSMGVSGVACLAAGVVFGSSLALLVPFVLIWGFAIVADSAQFSAAVSELAEESYVGTALTLQTAVGFLLTTVSIQLLPMVADAVGWRWAFAPLAVGPVLGTLAMLRLRGLPAAGRLAGGRG
- a CDS encoding FKBP-type peptidyl-prolyl cis-trans isomerase, translating into MSEEQEAEVADDAENEEVDAEADETQEEATDGLQDGDFVRLDYTARTVEDGDVVDTTDPEVAEEEGLEDEGRDFEPRVIVLGAGHIFESVEDDIVGQEVGHSGSTTIPAEEAFGEYDSDEVKTVSADKIPEDERYPGAHVNVDGQHGHVETIIGGRARVDFNHPLAGEDIEYDYEIVGEVDDRVEQAQGLISMYIDADLDMWIETDEVEEETVVEPEEDDEDAEPETEVETVEKETLYIESTPQLAMNQQWMFQKQQIAQNVMDELDLDRVIIQETIEGGGMPGMGGMMGGGMGGADIEEALEDADVDEDEILDELEGEETEE
- a CDS encoding RAD55 family ATPase, producing the protein MARRLSTGIEVLDRKLDGGLPKGSIVALSAPPASQAELLLYEFTSARQTLYLSTDRDEAAVTEALNRAPGRTGSPDVRRVPGDAPLDHSQRLFRRLPEDSNLIIDPVDLLERREESRYRNFLNDLQNHLHNTGSVAVLHCLDGRSVPDTRDLTEHVADVVFQLHTEYSGDTVETRLAVPKFRGGRALPETIKLELAESVRIDTSRDIA
- a CDS encoding MinD/ParA family ATP-binding protein, which translates into the protein MLAIAGGKGGCGKTTTTLGVASALARQRRSVLAADADREMPNLHAMAGVSRRPGLDAVAAGWPARAVAGRPSASGVSSGVRVLPAASGPTRGGPAEGTEGLALAGLRAADAADAVLLDSPAGAGPDAVAPLRVADAAVVATTAEPACLRDAAKTAAMARELGTPVAGAVVSRAVGPECDGAEPNPPEGIADLLDCPVLGVVPEVGSAPLADDRVRAAHDRLVSALQPKYL
- a CDS encoding PLP-dependent cysteine synthase family protein, with the translated sequence MRESILDAVGSPLVRVASPEGSTVAAKVEAFNPGGSAKDRPAREMIAAAERAGEISPGDRLVEPTSGNTGIGLAVAAAARGYDLTIVMPASKSPERRRLLKAYGADLELVDGDMSDARERADELAAETGAVQMGQFENPANAEAHYRTTAEEIIAQVEGREVDAFVAGVGTGGTITGTAERLLEEFPEMEVVAVEPKRNAVLSTGESGEDDYQGMGPGFVSDLLDTDLLDSVETVALEDAEAEARRLAREEGILVGQSSGAASVAARRVAERLAQPQLNCPELPDEIDELVASDGGSLDGYDDCPLVVTVFPDSGERYLSTGMFD
- a CDS encoding TlpA family protein disulfide reductase: MESTEPSQTWDAAAHSEVVGALEAGIAEVTYRVWGADWCGDCRAVLPDFFAALEAAGVPDEEVEVHEVDEDKDGEKVAEYDVTHIPTIVVEREGEELVRFEESEDRPAARYVADRLLESDVMA
- a CDS encoding DUF7504 family protein, giving the protein MSSPSSHSPGDGVGSDADPVGESPTETDDFREVLRELKAEGCNLLVVGDAPRHLFTCASAGLLGDPEERRYRLLAVTDASPRSVAERLPDPDEAPEPLGETTRIVNHASPPRSVTDDAGSSPADLPGIAETHVVDPQLAGLQAQLTEGMAAFNQLAGGLRPGELRVGVDSLESLFGHYDDGVVRRCLRVVTGYVADYAGMGHYVLPRPYDSERVESLAPEFDAVVEIRAVDPATCDHDAEERWHVPSRELTTDWMPM
- a CDS encoding thioredoxin domain-containing protein, whose translation is MSDPDRGPSDPHGDPTDRNRLDEEESPYLRQHADNPVNWQPWDEAALDAAAEREVPIFLSVGYSACHWCHVMEDESFEDEAVARVLNENFVPIKVDREERPDLDSIYQTICQAVTRRGGWPLSAWLTPEGKPFYVGTYFPKEPKRGQPGFLDLLENIAESWGDETDRAEMHNRADQWTAAIEGELESVPEPGDPPGEDLLESAADAAVRSADRDHGGFGTGQKFPQAGRIHLLLRAADAVGGPQERAKEGETEANEEGENGEQEAGERADASERADEYREVATEALSAMADGGLFDQLGGGFHRYTVDREWVVPHFEKMLYDNAEIPRAMLAGYQVTGEERYAEVARRTFAFVERELTHPEGGFYSTLDAQSDGEEGKFYVWTPEEVGEAVADDTAADLFCDRFGVTESGNFEGKTVLTASESVPDLADEYGMDQTAVRERLEDARQRVFEAREERVRPRRDEKVLAGWNGLLVSALAEGALVLDDGDRWADLAGGALEFVREKLWDADEGRLLRRFKDGDTAIEGYLEDYAFLARGALNCYEATGDVEHLTFALDLARAVESEFWDAEAGTVYFTPERGEDLVARPQEPHDQSTPSSLGVAVDTLLALSEFVPHDRFTDIAERVLETRGQAIRSNPLQHASLALAADRYARGSLEVTVVAESLPDSWREELAGRYLPTRLLSVRPPGDLSARLDEVGLDEVPPVWADRDRRDDSPTAYVCRGFACSPPETDLAAALDWAAEQG